From bacterium, one genomic window encodes:
- a CDS encoding peptidoglycan-binding protein translates to MLVLKEGSSGPEVVKLQERLKALGFNPGLIDGDFGPGTKAAVIAFQKSEGLLADGIAGARTQGALGLVTDISLPSVISGVTVNIVSKMFPYTPVDNIKTNLPFVLNALMEKELVDKPMVIMALATIRAETESFEPINEGKSKFNTSPGGHPFDLYDNRKDLGNQGQGDGERFKGRGFIQLTGRSNYQKYGKAIGLGNNLIDNPDLANDPDIASKLLAIFLKDKERAIKEALIDNDLRLARKLVNGGSHGLERFTEAFNIGNNLIV, encoded by the coding sequence ATGTTAGTGCTGAAGGAAGGGTCATCAGGCCCAGAAGTGGTCAAACTTCAGGAAAGATTAAAAGCTCTCGGTTTCAATCCTGGGCTCATTGATGGAGATTTTGGCCCTGGCACAAAGGCAGCGGTAATAGCTTTTCAGAAAAGTGAGGGGCTGTTAGCCGATGGCATTGCTGGAGCACGCACACAAGGTGCTTTGGGATTAGTCACAGATATTAGTCTTCCCTCTGTAATTTCGGGTGTAACTGTTAATATTGTCTCAAAGATGTTTCCATATACGCCAGTTGATAATATCAAAACTAACCTTCCCTTTGTTCTCAATGCCTTGATGGAAAAAGAATTGGTCGATAAACCTATGGTAATTATGGCATTAGCGACAATTCGGGCTGAAACGGAAAGTTTTGAGCCTATAAATGAAGGCAAATCGAAGTTTAACACCTCACCTGGCGGACATCCATTTGACTTATATGACAATCGTAAAGACTTGGGAAATCAGGGGCAAGGCGATGGAGAAAGGTTCAAGGGTCGTGGTTTCATTCAGTTGACAGGCCGCTCCAACTACCAAAAGTATGGTAAGGCAATTGGTCTTGGGAATAATCTTATTGATAATCCAGATTTGGCGAATGATCCTGATATTGCATCAAAACTATTAGCCATTTTCCTGAAAGATAAAGAAAGAGCCATTAAAGAGGCTTTGATAGATAATGATTTGAGATTGGCACGAAAACTTGTCAACGGTGGCAGCCATGGTTTAGAAAGATTTACAGAGGCATTCAATATCGGAAATAACCTTATTGTGTAA